In Streptantibioticus cattleyicolor NRRL 8057 = DSM 46488, a genomic segment contains:
- a CDS encoding enoyl-CoA hydratase/isomerase family protein, protein MAPHPHHPPVRAVADGGVGRLLLDRPAALNALDLEMVRLLTAALDRWRDDDSVHAVVIASTSPKAFCAGGDIRAVREAALRGDLAAVRAYFAAEYALDAAIAGYPKPYLALIDGFALGGGLGISVHGTLRVVTERAGLAMPETAIGFFPDIGAGYFLPRLPGSVGMYLGLTGTRISGAAAVECGLATHYLPSSELPALEAALRDGGGTRTAELVAGFATAPPASELRGHYPAIDRCFSAPTLDEVFDRLTAERDDWARETLTVLGRMSPASLFLTFELLRRGAGSSLEECLARELRLACRVAAGHDFAEGVRAALVDKDRAPVWSPASLGETDRAELRSWLDER, encoded by the coding sequence ATGGCACCCCACCCGCACCACCCCCCGGTACGCGCCGTCGCCGACGGCGGCGTCGGCCGGCTGCTGCTGGACCGCCCGGCCGCGCTCAACGCGCTCGACCTGGAGATGGTCCGGCTGCTGACCGCCGCGCTGGACCGCTGGCGCGACGACGACTCGGTCCACGCGGTGGTGATCGCCAGCACCTCCCCCAAGGCGTTCTGCGCCGGCGGCGACATAAGGGCGGTACGCGAGGCGGCGCTGCGCGGCGACCTGGCGGCGGTACGCGCGTACTTCGCCGCCGAGTACGCCCTGGACGCGGCGATCGCCGGCTACCCCAAGCCGTACCTCGCGCTCATCGACGGCTTCGCGCTCGGCGGCGGCCTGGGGATCTCGGTGCACGGCACGCTGCGGGTGGTCACCGAACGGGCCGGGCTGGCCATGCCGGAGACCGCGATCGGCTTCTTCCCCGACATCGGCGCCGGTTACTTCCTGCCCCGGCTGCCCGGTTCGGTGGGGATGTACCTGGGGCTGACCGGCACCCGGATCTCCGGCGCCGCGGCGGTGGAGTGCGGGCTGGCCACGCACTACCTGCCGTCGAGCGAACTTCCCGCGCTGGAGGCGGCGTTGCGGGACGGCGGCGGGACGCGCACCGCGGAACTGGTGGCCGGCTTCGCCACCGCCCCGCCCGCCTCCGAACTGCGCGGCCACTACCCGGCCATCGACCGCTGCTTCTCGGCGCCCACGCTGGACGAGGTCTTCGACCGGCTCACCGCCGAACGGGACGACTGGGCCCGCGAGACACTGACGGTACTCGGCCGGATGTCGCCGGCGAGCCTCTTCCTCACCTTCGAACTGCTGCGCCGCGGCGCCGGATCCTCACTGGAGGAATGCCTCGCCCGCGAACTGCGGCTCGCCTGCCGGGTGGCGGCCGGCCACGACTTCGCCGAGGGCGTACGGGCCGCCCTCGTCGACAAGGACCGCGCCCCGGTGTGGTCCCCGGCGTCACTGGGCGAGACGGACCGGGCCGAACTGCGCTCATGGCTCGACGAGCGCTGA
- a CDS encoding SDR family NAD(P)-dependent oxidoreductase: protein MTRVVVVSGGGSGIGSAVAGEFAAEEAHLVLTGRREQVLRETAGRLTAAHPGLPEPLTVAADLSSAGGARRVADEVAARFDRVDVVVANAGGNPAAHGGEAIPEGLERTAWAWSENFRVNTLTAVLLTEALKDRLASPGGRVVLISSIAALRGSGTGSYAASKAALHPYAFDLARELGPRGITVNVVAPGYIRDTEFFSGGLAAERERALIEQTSTGRAGTPADVADAVRWLAAPGAGQVTAQIIQVNGGAERGR from the coding sequence ATGACACGGGTCGTGGTGGTCAGCGGCGGCGGCAGCGGGATCGGTTCGGCGGTCGCCGGGGAGTTCGCGGCCGAGGAGGCGCACCTGGTGCTCACCGGCCGCCGCGAGCAGGTGCTGCGCGAGACGGCCGGCCGGCTGACCGCCGCCCACCCCGGGCTGCCCGAACCGCTGACCGTCGCCGCCGACCTGTCCTCGGCCGGCGGGGCGCGCCGGGTCGCCGACGAGGTGGCCGCGCGCTTCGACCGGGTGGACGTGGTCGTCGCCAACGCCGGCGGCAACCCGGCGGCGCACGGCGGCGAGGCGATCCCGGAGGGGCTGGAGCGCACCGCGTGGGCCTGGTCGGAGAACTTCCGGGTCAACACCCTGACCGCGGTGCTGCTCACCGAGGCGCTCAAGGACCGGCTGGCCTCCCCCGGCGGCCGGGTGGTCCTGATCAGCTCCATCGCCGCCCTGCGCGGCTCCGGCACCGGCTCGTACGCCGCGTCCAAGGCGGCGCTCCACCCCTACGCCTTCGACCTCGCCCGCGAACTCGGGCCGCGCGGGATCACCGTCAACGTGGTCGCCCCCGGCTACATCCGGGACACCGAGTTCTTCTCCGGCGGCCTGGCGGCCGAACGGGAACGGGCCCTGATCGAGCAGACCAGCACCGGCCGCGCGGGCACCCCGGCGGACGTCGCCGACGCCGTGCGCTGGCTCGCCGCCCCCGGCGCGGGCCAGGTCACGGCACAGATCATCCAGGTCAACGGCGGTGCGGAACGCGGCCGTTGA
- a CDS encoding LysR family transcriptional regulator, giving the protein MQLHQLAYFVAVAETRHFTRAAARAHVAQPSLSQQIRALERELGAELFHRARGHIGLTDAGEALLPLARRILADTETARREVQEVVQLRRGRVRLGATPSLCASLVPDVLRAFRDRYPGVDLVIHEDGSQDLVRVLAAGELDLALVITPLAAQAPALTTAELLREDLVVVSTPGAPAPGGRRARIRVADLRDQPLVMFRRGYDLREFTVGACRAAGFEPSFAVEGGEMDAVLGFVRAGLGIAVLPGMVATRSGLRVTPFAGPGLQRTIAVAHRKDVQPPRAARELTRVLRDHLATASAAGTLPPSTVLP; this is encoded by the coding sequence GTGCAGCTCCACCAGCTCGCCTACTTCGTCGCCGTCGCCGAGACCCGCCACTTCACCCGGGCCGCGGCCCGCGCGCACGTCGCCCAGCCCTCGCTCTCCCAGCAGATCCGCGCCCTCGAACGGGAACTGGGCGCCGAACTCTTCCACCGCGCCCGCGGCCACATCGGCCTCACCGACGCCGGCGAGGCGCTCCTGCCGCTGGCCCGGCGGATCCTCGCCGACACCGAGACCGCCCGCCGCGAGGTGCAGGAGGTCGTCCAACTGCGACGCGGCCGGGTCCGCCTCGGCGCCACCCCCAGCCTGTGCGCCAGCCTCGTCCCCGACGTCCTGCGCGCCTTCCGCGACCGCTACCCCGGGGTGGACCTGGTGATCCACGAGGACGGCTCGCAGGACCTGGTACGGGTGCTCGCCGCCGGCGAACTCGACCTCGCCCTGGTCATCACCCCGCTCGCCGCGCAGGCCCCCGCGCTCACCACCGCCGAACTGCTGCGCGAGGACCTCGTCGTGGTCTCCACACCCGGCGCCCCCGCCCCGGGCGGCCGGCGCGCCCGGATCCGGGTGGCCGACCTGCGCGACCAGCCGCTGGTGATGTTCCGCCGCGGCTACGACCTGCGCGAGTTCACCGTCGGCGCCTGCCGCGCCGCCGGCTTCGAGCCCTCCTTCGCCGTCGAGGGCGGCGAGATGGACGCGGTCCTCGGCTTCGTCCGGGCCGGCCTCGGCATCGCCGTCCTCCCCGGGATGGTCGCCACGCGCTCCGGCCTACGGGTGACCCCCTTCGCGGGTCCGGGCCTGCAACGGACGATCGCGGTCGCGCACCGCAAGGACGTGCAGCCCCCGCGGGCCGCCCGCGAACTCACCCGGGTCCTCCGCGACCACCTCGCCACCGCCTCCGCCGCCGGCACCCTCCCCCCGAGCACGGTCCTCCCCTGA
- the nicT gene encoding Nickel transporter NicT has product MTLPAADPTATPAISAVPPALRWQRRDTLRTAGLLAVITALHLAAFGVLFLLVVPRHYTVGSQVFGVGLGVTAYTLGMRHAFDADHIAAIDNTTRKLMADGKRPLSVGFWFALGHSSMVILLAALIAGGAQLAGTLMSDDSRTHRALGLIGTCVSGGFLYVIAALNLVALAGIVRVFKAMRAGRFDESELEAHLDSRGFLNRILGRLTRSITRSGQMFPVGLLFGLGFDTATEVTLMVMAGSGAAAGLPWYAIVCLPLLFAAGMSLFDTLDGTFMNVAYHWAFSNPVRKVYYNLTITGLSIAVAFLIGTVELVGVLRDKLGLADPVTGWISGLDLGNAGFLIAGLFVVVWACALAYWKLARVEHRWSRPSV; this is encoded by the coding sequence ATGACCCTGCCTGCCGCAGATCCCACCGCCACCCCCGCGATATCCGCCGTCCCCCCCGCCCTGCGCTGGCAGCGCCGGGACACCCTGCGCACCGCGGGGCTGCTCGCCGTCATCACCGCGCTGCACCTGGCCGCCTTCGGGGTGCTCTTCCTCCTGGTGGTGCCGCGTCACTACACCGTCGGCTCCCAGGTGTTCGGCGTCGGCCTGGGGGTGACCGCGTACACCCTGGGCATGCGGCACGCCTTCGACGCCGATCACATCGCGGCCATCGACAACACCACCCGCAAGCTCATGGCCGACGGCAAACGCCCGCTGTCGGTGGGGTTCTGGTTCGCCCTCGGCCACTCCAGCATGGTGATCCTGCTCGCCGCGCTCATCGCGGGCGGCGCACAGCTGGCCGGCACACTGATGAGCGACGACTCGCGCACCCACCGCGCCCTCGGGCTGATCGGCACCTGCGTCTCCGGCGGCTTCCTCTACGTCATCGCCGCGCTCAACCTGGTGGCGCTCGCCGGCATCGTCCGGGTCTTCAAGGCGATGCGCGCCGGACGGTTCGACGAGTCGGAGCTGGAGGCCCACCTCGACTCGCGCGGCTTCCTCAACCGCATCCTGGGCCGCCTCACCCGCTCCATCACCCGCTCCGGGCAGATGTTCCCGGTGGGCCTGCTGTTCGGCCTCGGGTTCGACACCGCCACCGAGGTCACGCTGATGGTGATGGCGGGCAGCGGCGCGGCGGCCGGCCTGCCCTGGTACGCCATCGTCTGCCTGCCGCTGCTCTTCGCCGCCGGGATGAGCCTGTTCGACACCCTCGACGGCACCTTCATGAACGTCGCCTACCACTGGGCGTTCAGCAACCCGGTGCGCAAGGTCTATTACAACCTCACCATCACCGGGCTCTCCATCGCCGTCGCCTTCCTGATCGGAACGGTCGAACTGGTCGGCGTCCTCCGCGACAAGCTGGGCCTCGCCGACCCGGTCACCGGCTGGATCTCCGGACTCGACCTGGGCAACGCCGGCTTCCTGATCGCCGGGCTGTTCGTGGTGGTCTGGGCCTGCGCGCTGGCCTACTGGAAGCTGGCCCGGGTCGAACACCGCTGGTCCCGGCCGTCCGTCTGA